A window of the Pristiophorus japonicus isolate sPriJap1 chromosome 13, sPriJap1.hap1, whole genome shotgun sequence genome harbors these coding sequences:
- the slc10a3 gene encoding P3 protein encodes MFDLCKLWAGGMQQTLLLLGLVGGVYCLPDSNSTAPGRYYVNIGDGTSTEFEFPENTNGIIVISSRYGSAQEKGCTRLMVQSLDPHVLTIINVSDAETIGFEKSYIVSIKSGLAGTARLFIRLLDVTRVEPLTVEERKDYTIKVLPSDDGLGYTGLAHFSQNPVLYFLLPLIFINKCAFGCKVEVAVLRGLLKQPHPVILGVIGQFLLMPLYGYTLSMIFSLPKALSLGLIISCSAPGGGGGYLYSLLLGGDVTLAISMTLISTVVATGMMPLSSTIYSHLLNVHETLHVPFTKILVTLLFIAIPISTGMLIKYTLPRVSKFLLLLIRPLSFTLIIGGLFMAYQMGAAILYNVHKEIILAGVAVPVFGLFIGYLMAYCLRLPVPLCKTVSIEIGVQNSLLALAVLQLSFRRIEADFASQAPFIVALSSTSEMLLLVVVHLIYKNLRPSPVSEENDFKS; translated from the coding sequence ATGTTTGATCTCTGCAAGTTGTGGGCAGGCGGCATGCAGCAGACGCTGCTGTTGCTGGGGCTGGTCGGCGGGGTTTACTGCCTTCCGGACTCGAACAGCACCGCCCCGGGCCGTTACTACGTGAATATCGGAGATGGCACTTCAACGGAATTCGAGTTTCCCGAAAATACCAACGGGATCATTGTGATTTCCAGCCGGTATGGCAGCGCCCAGGAGAAGGGCTGCACtagactgatggtccagtctcTGGATCCACATGTTCTCACAATCATTAACGTCAGCGACGCTGAAACCATCGGATTTGAGAAAAGTTACATTGTCAGCATAAAATCCGGACTGGCCGGCACCGCGCGGCTCTTCATCCGGCTGCTAGATGTCACCAGGGTTGAACCATTGACCGTGGAAGAGCGAAAAGATTATACCATTAAAGTATTGCCCAGTGATGATGGTCTCGGTTATACTGGTCTGGCGCATTTCTCTCAAAACCCCGTCCTTTATTTCCTTTTGCCGTTGATTTTTATAAATAAATGTGCTTTCGGCTGTAAAGTGGAAGTAGCAGTGCTCCGAGGTCTTCTGAAGCAGCCACATCCTGTTATTCTAGGGGTGATTGGGCAGTTTCTGTTGATGCCCTTGTATGGATATACCTTGTCTATGATCTTCTCCCTTCCCAAAGCCCTGTCCCTTGGACTGATCATTTCTTGCTCGGCCCCAGGAGGAGGCGGAGGTTACCTTTACAGCCTACTGCTAGGAGGGGATGTTACACTTGCCATCTCCATGACCTTGATTTCGACTGTGGTCGCAACTGGTATGATGCCACTTTCATCCACTATATATAGCCACCTTCTCAATGTTCACGAAACGCTGCATGTGCCATTTACTAAGATTCTGGTGACATTGCTGTTTATAGCTATTCCCATTTCAACAGGAATGTTAATCAAGTACACATTGCCACGGGTCAGCAAGTTCTTGCTTTTGCTCATTCGACCCctcagttttacattaatcattggaGGACTCTTCATGGCTTACCAGATGGGTGCTGCCATACTTTACAACGTTCATAAGGAAATAATTCTTGCTGGAGTCGCTGTCCCTGTATTTGGACTGTTCATTGGCTATCTCATGGCCTATTGTTTGAGATTACCTGTTCCTCTGTGCAAAACTGTCAGTATAGAGATTGGAGTCCAAAATAGCCTGCTAGCCCTTGCTGTGCTTCAGTTGTCCTTCCGTCGCATCGAAGCAGACTTTGCCTCACAGGCCCCTTTCATAGTGGCTCTGAGCAGCACTTCAGAAATGCTGCTTCTTGTTGTCGTTCATCTTATCTACAAAAACCTCAGGCCAAGCCCAGTCTCTGAAGAAAATGACTTTAAGTCCTAA